The Clostridia bacterium sequence CACAGCACTCTAAATCTGCGCCCTGCTCTAACACCTGCTCCACCATTTTTTCGGCAAATTCGTTGCCCGAAAGGGACACAAAGCCCGGAATATTTTCCACTTTAGGGGAATAGGTAATCTGTCCGCCGAATGTGCCTTTTTCCAGCACCACAACAGACTTTCCTGCTCTGCAAGCGTACAGAGCGGCGGTCAGCCCCGCCGGGCCGCCGCCGATAACAATCAAATCATACATATTCAATTTCCTCTGTTCTTTTTTTACGCGTTTAACATTTTCTTAATGTCCGAAACGCCGGTAAATTTCTGTACTTCGCCGTTTTTCACAACCACCAGAGTCGGTGCCTGCTTGATACCGAATTCTTCAACCAGTTCCGGATACTCGTTTGCCAGAAGCTTTTCGTAGGCTACGCCTGCTTTATCCAATGCCGCGCAAGCAATCTTGCAGTTGGGGCAGGTTGCGGTAGCAAAGAGGTATGTGCCGTCATTAGAATCGGAAACTGCTTCTTTAACGGGTGCTTCTTCCACCGGTGCAGGACCTTTGTGGGTCAGCTTGGAATTTTCGATATCATATACCTTTCTTTCCTTGTATTCCTGGCTCTTACCGTCGTTCCAGTTCTGTACCGGACGGTAGTAACCGGTGATACGGCTGTAAACTTCGGTATTTTCACCGCACTGCGGGCAGGTAAACTGTTCGCCGGGGATATACCCGTGCTTTTTACATACCGAGTATGTGGGAGACAAGGTATAGTAAGGCAGACGGTAGTTTTCTGCAATCTTTCTAACCAGGTTCGCCGCAGCCTTCCAATCCGGCAATTTTTCGCCTAAGAACGCATGGAATACGGTACCCGAGGTATAAAGGGTCTGCAGTTCATCCTGAACATCCAAAGCTGAGAAGATATCTTCGGTGTAGCCAACCGGCAAGTGCGAGCTGTTGGTGTAGTAAGGTGTTTCGCCTGTGCCCATGCCTGCGGTGATGATGTTGGGATAGTGTTTTACGTCATGCTTTGCAAGACGGAATGCGGTAGATTCAGCAGGCGTTGCTTCTAAGTTGTACAAATCGCCGTATTCTACCTGATAATCGGACAATCTTTCTCTCATGTGGTTCAGAACGTCCTGGGTGAATTTCTGTGCTTCTTTCTTGGTAAGGTCAGCCTTAATCCAGTTTGCATTGAGGCACGCTTCATTCATACCAACTAAACCGATGGTGGAGAAGTGGTTGTTAAAGGTACCCAAATAACGCTTGGTGTAAGGATAAAGACCTGCTTCTAACAGCTTTGTGATAACCGTTCTCTTGATTTTTAAGGAACGAGCGGAGATATCCATCAATTTATCCAGTCTGTTATAGAAATCTGCTTCGTCCTTTGCAAGGTAAGCAATTCTGGGGATGTTGATGGTAACAACACCTACAGAACCGGTGCTTTCACCGCTGCCGAAGAAACCGCCCGACTTTTTGCGGAGTTCGCGGAGGTCAAGACGCAGTCTGCAGCACATACTTCTTACATCGCTCGGCTCCATGTCGGAGTTGATGTAGTTAGAGAAGTACGGTGTACCGTATTTGGAGGTCATTTCAAACAACAGCTTGTTGTTTTCGGTTTCAGACCAGTCAAAGTTTCTGGTGATGGAGTAGGTCGGAATGGGATACTGGAAGCCTCTGCCGTTGGCATCGCCTTCAATCATGATTTCGATAAACGCTTTGTTTACCAT is a genomic window containing:
- a CDS encoding ribonucleoside triphosphate reductase; translation: MYNVIKRDGKLTSFELKKISDAIALAFDACEKQYNTDIIDFLALKVTADFEPKIEDDKISVEHIQDSVESVLIKAGYDEVAKAYILYRRQHEKLRNLNATVLDYKDIVDNYLNINDWRVKENSTVTYSVGGLILSNSGAITANYWLSEIYDDEIGNAHRNADIHIHDLSMLTGYCAGWSLKQLIQEGLGGVSGKITSAPAKHLATLCNQMVNFLGIMQNEWAGAQAFSSFDTYLAPFVKIDNLSYDQVKKCIESFIYGVNTPSRWGTQAPFSNITLDWVVPADLAELNCIIGGKEADFKYKDCQKEMDMVNKAFIEIMIEGDANGRGFQYPIPTYSITRNFDWSETENNKLLFEMTSKYGTPYFSNYINSDMEPSDVRSMCCRLRLDLRELRKKSGGFFGSGESTGSVGVVTINIPRIAYLAKDEADFYNRLDKLMDISARSLKIKRTVITKLLEAGLYPYTKRYLGTFNNHFSTIGLVGMNEACLNANWIKADLTKKEAQKFTQDVLNHMRERLSDYQVEYGDLYNLEATPAESTAFRLAKHDVKHYPNIITAGMGTGETPYYTNSSHLPVGYTEDIFSALDVQDELQTLYTSGTVFHAFLGEKLPDWKAAANLVRKIAENYRLPYYTLSPTYSVCKKHGYIPGEQFTCPQCGENTEVYSRITGYYRPVQNWNDGKSQEYKERKVYDIENSKLTHKGPAPVEEAPVKEAVSDSNDGTYLFATATCPNCKIACAALDKAGVAYEKLLANEYPELVEEFGIKQAPTLVVVKNGEVQKFTGVSDIKKMLNA